The DNA window ATTGGTATTTATACTAAGTACTTTGATGAATATCCAAATGGAGATCAAGCGCAAACAATTTCATTTGTTTTTAAAGGGGACATTACTGGAGGAGAAGTAATTAAGGAGAATGAAGAAAGTATAGAACTTAAATTTTTTGATAAAGACGAGATTCCAGAATTATTTAATCAACAACATAATGATGCATTTCATGATTTTCTTAATAAGAGAACTGGAGTATATAGATAGTCTGGATTTAGCTTTTTGGTCAGATAATTTTACTTTTACAAGAACAACTATTCCAAGAACAAGACAAACATATAATAGAGGATGTTTTT is part of the Paenibacillus segetis genome and encodes:
- a CDS encoding NUDIX hydrolase encodes the protein MDYIKWIRSKVGSEMIILNFAGAIITNEEGQILLQRRKDKDAWGFPGGAMEIGESAEETAKREVEEETGLKINIKELIGIYTKYFDEYPNGDQAQTISFVFKGDITGGEVIKENEESIELKFFDKDEIPELFNQQHNDAFHDFLNKRTGVYR